In Papaver somniferum cultivar HN1 chromosome 1, ASM357369v1, whole genome shotgun sequence, a genomic segment contains:
- the LOC113290404 gene encoding putative E3 ubiquitin-protein ligase LIN-1 isoform X2 yields the protein MAGRYKFPVDQKDIVKFLIATVGSSIQDRLINKEERIQHKEQCAERLASEEGDGDKESEVQYSEQAVLANLDWGIDALEEAIDTSNVETKLARLDHAEKMLQVCAMLNSRKKTAGVPNFYLSAWAHLNLAFLWKMRNNVHNSVLHILEMFSVDPFFSRIDFAPELWKILFLPHMSSTLGWYSEARHKLVMELIPDSADLSFTADFDQFFNESLILTMRPDQAEKLQKLEQLYGHALDENTRLYAKYYKDCLNYDPLTSKKAVPMLPIAEPPMTPLHEVSSSIPDYVKFGPIFPPHAGFAPYLKDRENERNSRLNKSSSSTPRLDISLKPLPKGGSCEENEDDYDSSYSDIDTDTEAKPCIVTDNMRMNENASNRSQIEPMALKNLANSPSATSPITSPKSPKVLSPTTDIRGKRVPEAILRLSSSRFSDPSNSKSLPTSPNLCNDSGINVAGFDGEMITHNSKNLSCRRNLIFGDIITSPSHNCYLDETEDGNQSCHSAAPSSGKLTPHGRPPKDFICSITGQLLGDPVTLETGQTYERRAIQEWLKRGNTTCPITRQPLSATLLPKTNYVLKRLITSWKEQYPDLAQEFSYSETPRTPTSNQSSRELPSVTTHLTESSLPNPLFADNHVNKKSNRFMRAAVSTSPTSVISQVASEIIINGLKPFTSCLCTSENLEDCEAAVLKIGNIWKDSKNDPGVQSYLSKPTIVNGFVEILSASVNREVLRTSIYVLSELAFVDETVGETLKSVDSDIDCLAALLKNGLAEAAVLIFQLRPTYAQLFVHDLIPSLVQVVSSRNEDSDDFQLGMDPKDASIGMLDQILSGGDENSKSISASTVISANGLPSLLRCSDRTEGRQSVVSILLSCMRADRSCRNLIASRAELAHVLELFHAGNDNVKGTCIEFLHELVCLNRRTFCNQILQIIKGEGSFSTMHTFLVYLQMAQMEQQPAIASLLLQLDLLVEPRKMSIFREEAIEALIEALRRKDFPSSQVMALDALLSLSGRLSTTGISLTEAWLLKTAGFDQTYNALVKAEKYREQENESMELMAEEEKLASSWEKHVAFVLCNHEKGSIFKALEECINSNSLEMARSCLVIATWLIHAVSNLPDTGVRDIARKCLLHPFINVLQSSRNLEEKILSALALKCFINNQDALKELGVYAKSICKSLRKLKSSSIVVKDILKALMNLPSVNAKDLWSCIEAGELESSANGEVLSLVHLKGRMFSSHSDGTIKVWEAGKSALRLIQEVREHTKAVTCLVIPSSGDKLYSGSLDKTIRVWTINSEEIHCIEVHDVKEVVIGLAANARFACFASQATGVKVYNWSGTPKQINFNKNVKCLLISNSKLYCGSTNYSIQVAEMIVYSYLV from the exons ATGGCTGGAAGGTACAAATTCCCGGTTGATCAAAAGGACATAGTAAAGTTCTTGATAGCAACTGTGGGAAGTTCCATTCAAGATAGGTTGATTAACAAGGAAGAAAGGATTCAACACAAGGAACAATGTGCAGAGAGGTTAGCATCTGAAGAAGGGGATGGCGATAAAGAGTCAGAAGTACAGTACTCTGAACAGGCAGTTTTAGCGAATTTGGATTGGGGTATCGATGCACTAGAAGAAGCGATTGATACGTCTAATGTTGAAACTAAACTTGCACGATTAGACCATGCTGAGAAAATGTTGCAGGTTTGTGCAATGTTGAACTCAAGGAAGAAAACTGCTGGAGTCCCGAATTTCTATCTTTCGGCTTGGGCACACCTTAACCTTGCTTTTCTTTGGAAAATGCGGAACAATGTTCATAATTCTGTTCTTCATATTCTAGAGATGTTTTCTGTTGACCCGTTTTTTTCACGGATTGATTTTGCTCCTGAGCTATGGAAAATTTTGTTTCTACCACATATGAGTTCTACTCTTGGGTGGTACTCGGAGGCAAGGCACAAGCTTGTTATGGAGTTAATTCCTGATTCCGCTGATTTGTCGTTCACTGCGGACTTTGATCAGTTTTTTAATGAATCCTTGATTTTAACAATGAGACCTGATCAAGCTGAGAAACTGCAAAAGCTGGAGCAGCTGTACGGGCATGCATTGGATGAGAATACCAGGCTTTATGCGAAGTACTATAAAGATTGTCTGAACTATGATCCTCTAACAAGCAAGAAGGCCGTTCCCATGCTTCCAATTGCAGAACCTCCAATGACACCTTTGCATGAAGTGAGTTCTTCGATTCcagattatgtgaaatttggtccTATCTTTCCCCCACATGCTGGTTTTGCTCCATATCTTAAAGATAGGGAGAATGAAAGAAATAGCAG ATTGAACAAATCTTCAAGTTCTACACCAAGATTAGACATTTCGCTAAAACCGCTTCCTAAA GGAGGCTCGTGTGAGGAAAATGAAGATGATTATGACTCCTCATACAGTGACATAGATACAGATACTGAAGCTAAACCTTGCATTGTAACGGATAATATGAGAATGAATGAGAATGCAAGTAACAGGTCACAAATAGAACCAATGGCTTTGAAAAATCTTGCAAATTCTCCCTCGGCTacctctccaattacttctcccAAGAGCCCAAAGGTTTTATCTCCAACGACAGATATACGTGGTAAACGAGTTCCTGAAGCCATCTTGCGTCTTTCATCTAGTCGCTTCAGTGATCCAAGCAATTCAAAATCCTTGCCCACATCACCAAACCTATGCAATGATTCCGGCATCAATGTAGCAGGCTTTGACGGTGAAATGATT ACACATAACAGTAAGAACTTGAGTTGCCGACGTAACCTCATTTTTGGAGATATAATAACTTCGCCATCTCATAATTG TTATCTTGATGAAACTGAAGACGGAAACCAAAGTTGCCACTCTGCTGCACCATCATCCGGAAAGTTGACTCCACATGGGAGACCGCCAAAGGACTTCATATGTTCAATTACAGGCCAGCTTCTAGGTGATCCAGTGACACTTGAAACTGGTCAAACATATGAAAGAAGAGCAATTCAAGAATGGTTGAAAAGAGGAAACACTACATGCCCCATCACACGCCAACCTCTCTCAGCAACCTTACTGCCCAAAACGAACTATGTGTTGAAGAGATTAATCACTTCTTGGAAAGAACAGTATCCTGATCTAGCCCAAGAATTTTCATACTCGGAAACACCCCGAACCCCAACAAGCAACCAATCTTCAAGAGAACTTCCATCGGTAACCACTCACTTAACAGAATCTAGCCTTCCAAACCCTCTCTTTGCAGATAATCATGTCAACAAAAAGAGCAACCGGTTTATGCGTGCTGCAGTTTCTACATCACCCACTAGTGTCATTTCACAAGTTGCTTCTGAGATTATTATAAACGGGCTAAAGCCTTTCACTTCGTGTCTATGCACTTCAGAGAATTTAGAAGACTGTGAAGCAGCTGTGTTGAAGATAGGGAATATATGGAAAGACTCAAAAAATGATCCAGGAGTCCAGTCTTATCTATCGAAACCTACGATAGTAAACGGCTTTGTGGAAATTCTTTCAGCTTCAGTCAACAGAGAAGTTCTTCGAACATCTATTTATGTTCTATCTGAGCTTGCTTTTGTGGATGAAACCGTTGGCGAGACTCTTAAAAGCGTGGATTctgatattgattgtttagctgctctTCTTAAAAATGGTTTAGCTGAGGCTGCCGTTCTTATTTTCCAACTGAGACCAACATATGCTCAGCTATTTGTCCATGACCTGATACCATCCCTTGTCCAAGTAGTCTCAAGCAGAAACGAAGATTCAGATGATTTTCAATTAGGAATGGACCCCAAGGATGCTTCAATTGGCATGCTTGATCAAATACTCAGTGGAGGAGATGAAAACAGCAAGTCAATCAGTGCATCAACTGTTATTTCAGCAAATGGTCTTCCTTCTTTGCTCAGGTGCTCAGATAGAACAGAAGGGAGACAATCTGTCGTGTCTATACTTCTAAGTTGCATGCGAGCGGACAGAAGTTGTAGAAACTTGATAGCTAGTAGAGCTGAGTTGGCTCAtgttcttgaactgtttcatgcTGGCAATGACAATGTAAAAGGCACATGTATCGAGTTTTTACATGAGTTGGTCTGCCTGAACAG GAGGACATTCTGCAACCAAATTTTGCAGATTATTAAAGGCGAAGGAAGCTTTAGTACCATGCACACCTTTCTTGTGTACCTACAGATGGCTCAAATGGAGCAACAACCTGCCATTGCCAGTCTTCTACTCCAACTTGATCTCCTG GTTGAACCTCGGAAGATGAGTATTTTTAGAGAAGAAGCTATAGAAGCACTCATTGAAgcacttcgcagaaaagatttcCCTTCATCTCAAGTCATGGCTCTGGATGCATTGCTATCGCTTTCTGGACGTTTGTCTACTACTGGGATATCTCTTACCGAAGCCTGGTTACTCAAAACCGCAGGCTTTGATCAGACTTATAATGCTTTAGTGAAAGCGGAAAAATACAGAGAACAAGAAAATGAATCTATGGAGTTAATG GCTGAGGAGGAAAAGCTAGCAAGTTCATGGGAGAAAcatgtagcttttgttctttgcAACCATGAAAAAGGATCTATTTTCAAAGCTCTAGAAGAATGCATCAACAGTAACTCTTTGGAGATGGCAAGATCATGCCTTGTAATTGCAACGTGGCTCATCCACGCAGTTAGTAATCTTCCTGATACTGGAGTTAGAGATATTGCACGAAAATGCTTACTTCATCCATTTATCAACGTCCTTCAATCATCAAGAAACcttgaagagaagattctctCCGCCTTGGCTTTGAAATGCTTCATCAATAATCAGG ATGCCCTTAAAGAACTTGGAGTGTATGCCAAAAGCATTTGCAAATCCTTGAGAAAGCTCAAGAGTAGTTCGATAGTGGTCAAAGATATACTTAAAGCACTAATGAACCTGCCATCCGTTAATGCA AAAGATTTATGGTCTTGTATTGAAGCGGGCGAGTTAGAGTCAAGTGCCAATGGGGAAGTTCTTTCCTTGGTTCATCTAAAAGGTCGGATGTTTAGCAGCCATTCTGATGGAACTATAAAG GTTTGGGAAGCTGGGAAAAGTGCATTAAGGTTGATTCAAGAAGTTCGTGAGCATACAAAAGCAGTCACATGCTTGGTCATTCCATCATCAGGTGACAAGCTCTACAGTGGGTCACTTGACAAAACAATTCGA GTATGGACAATCAATTCAGAAGAAATTCATTGTATTGAGGTTCACGATGTGAAAGAAGTAGTAATTGGGTTGGCAGCTAATGCTAGGTTTGCTTGTTTTGCTTCCCAAGCAACCGGCGTCAAG GTATATAACTGGAGTGGAACTCCAAAACAAATTAACTTCAACAAAAATGTCAAGTGCCTCCTCATTAGTAACAGTAAACTGTACTGTGGATCTACTAATTACAGCATTCAG GTTGCTGAAATGATCGTATACTCATATTTGGTATAA
- the LOC113290404 gene encoding putative E3 ubiquitin-protein ligase LIN-1 isoform X1 produces MAGRYKFPVDQKDIVKFLIATVGSSIQDRLINKEERIQHKEQCAERLASEEGDGDKESEVQYSEQAVLANLDWGIDALEEAIDTSNVETKLARLDHAEKMLQVCAMLNSRKKTAGVPNFYLSAWAHLNLAFLWKMRNNVHNSVLHILEMFSVDPFFSRIDFAPELWKILFLPHMSSTLGWYSEARHKLVMELIPDSADLSFTADFDQFFNESLILTMRPDQAEKLQKLEQLYGHALDENTRLYAKYYKDCLNYDPLTSKKAVPMLPIAEPPMTPLHEVSSSIPDYVKFGPIFPPHAGFAPYLKDRENERNSRLNKSSSSTPRLDISLKPLPKGGSCEENEDDYDSSYSDIDTDTEAKPCIVTDNMRMNENASNRSQIEPMALKNLANSPSATSPITSPKSPKVLSPTTDIRGKRVPEAILRLSSSRFSDPSNSKSLPTSPNLCNDSGINVAGFDGEMITHNSKNLSCRRNLIFGDIITSPSHNCYLDETEDGNQSCHSAAPSSGKLTPHGRPPKDFICSITGQLLGDPVTLETGQTYERRAIQEWLKRGNTTCPITRQPLSATLLPKTNYVLKRLITSWKEQYPDLAQEFSYSETPRTPTSNQSSRELPSVTTHLTESSLPNPLFADNHVNKKSNRFMRAAVSTSPTSVISQVASEIIINGLKPFTSCLCTSENLEDCEAAVLKIGNIWKDSKNDPGVQSYLSKPTIVNGFVEILSASVNREVLRTSIYVLSELAFVDETVGETLKSVDSDIDCLAALLKNGLAEAAVLIFQLRPTYAQLFVHDLIPSLVQVVSSRNEDSDDFQLGMDPKDASIGMLDQILSGGDENSKSISASTVISANGLPSLLRCSDRTEGRQSVVSILLSCMRADRSCRNLIASRAELAHVLELFHAGNDNVKGTCIEFLHELVCLNRRTFCNQILQIIKGEGSFSTMHTFLVYLQMAQMEQQPAIASLLLQLDLLVEPRKMSIFREEAIEALIEALRRKDFPSSQVMALDALLSLSGRLSTTGISLTEAWLLKTAGFDQTYNALVKAEKYREQENESMELMAEEEKLASSWEKHVAFVLCNHEKGSIFKALEECINSNSLEMARSCLVIATWLIHAVSNLPDTGVRDIARKCLLHPFINVLQSSRNLEEKILSALALKCFINNQDALKELGVYAKSICKSLRKLKSSSIVVKDILKALMNLPSVNAKDLWSCIEAGELESSANGEVLSLVHLKGRMFSSHSDGTIKVWEAGKSALRLIQEVREHTKAVTCLVIPSSGDKLYSGSLDKTIRVWTINSEEIHCIEVHDVKEVVIGLAANARFACFASQATGVKVYNWSGTPKQINFNKNVKCLLISNSKLYCGSTNYSIQEVDLSKGTSGTFFSGTKKLLGKQAIHALYIHGDLLFAGGSSVDGTVAKVFSLATKEVITTLPTGSDIHCITVNNDFVFMGTKSGITDVYLRERLVRVASIKTKGGREGSKITSLASDSDGEMLYAGSSNGKIQAWKLD; encoded by the exons ATGGCTGGAAGGTACAAATTCCCGGTTGATCAAAAGGACATAGTAAAGTTCTTGATAGCAACTGTGGGAAGTTCCATTCAAGATAGGTTGATTAACAAGGAAGAAAGGATTCAACACAAGGAACAATGTGCAGAGAGGTTAGCATCTGAAGAAGGGGATGGCGATAAAGAGTCAGAAGTACAGTACTCTGAACAGGCAGTTTTAGCGAATTTGGATTGGGGTATCGATGCACTAGAAGAAGCGATTGATACGTCTAATGTTGAAACTAAACTTGCACGATTAGACCATGCTGAGAAAATGTTGCAGGTTTGTGCAATGTTGAACTCAAGGAAGAAAACTGCTGGAGTCCCGAATTTCTATCTTTCGGCTTGGGCACACCTTAACCTTGCTTTTCTTTGGAAAATGCGGAACAATGTTCATAATTCTGTTCTTCATATTCTAGAGATGTTTTCTGTTGACCCGTTTTTTTCACGGATTGATTTTGCTCCTGAGCTATGGAAAATTTTGTTTCTACCACATATGAGTTCTACTCTTGGGTGGTACTCGGAGGCAAGGCACAAGCTTGTTATGGAGTTAATTCCTGATTCCGCTGATTTGTCGTTCACTGCGGACTTTGATCAGTTTTTTAATGAATCCTTGATTTTAACAATGAGACCTGATCAAGCTGAGAAACTGCAAAAGCTGGAGCAGCTGTACGGGCATGCATTGGATGAGAATACCAGGCTTTATGCGAAGTACTATAAAGATTGTCTGAACTATGATCCTCTAACAAGCAAGAAGGCCGTTCCCATGCTTCCAATTGCAGAACCTCCAATGACACCTTTGCATGAAGTGAGTTCTTCGATTCcagattatgtgaaatttggtccTATCTTTCCCCCACATGCTGGTTTTGCTCCATATCTTAAAGATAGGGAGAATGAAAGAAATAGCAG ATTGAACAAATCTTCAAGTTCTACACCAAGATTAGACATTTCGCTAAAACCGCTTCCTAAA GGAGGCTCGTGTGAGGAAAATGAAGATGATTATGACTCCTCATACAGTGACATAGATACAGATACTGAAGCTAAACCTTGCATTGTAACGGATAATATGAGAATGAATGAGAATGCAAGTAACAGGTCACAAATAGAACCAATGGCTTTGAAAAATCTTGCAAATTCTCCCTCGGCTacctctccaattacttctcccAAGAGCCCAAAGGTTTTATCTCCAACGACAGATATACGTGGTAAACGAGTTCCTGAAGCCATCTTGCGTCTTTCATCTAGTCGCTTCAGTGATCCAAGCAATTCAAAATCCTTGCCCACATCACCAAACCTATGCAATGATTCCGGCATCAATGTAGCAGGCTTTGACGGTGAAATGATT ACACATAACAGTAAGAACTTGAGTTGCCGACGTAACCTCATTTTTGGAGATATAATAACTTCGCCATCTCATAATTG TTATCTTGATGAAACTGAAGACGGAAACCAAAGTTGCCACTCTGCTGCACCATCATCCGGAAAGTTGACTCCACATGGGAGACCGCCAAAGGACTTCATATGTTCAATTACAGGCCAGCTTCTAGGTGATCCAGTGACACTTGAAACTGGTCAAACATATGAAAGAAGAGCAATTCAAGAATGGTTGAAAAGAGGAAACACTACATGCCCCATCACACGCCAACCTCTCTCAGCAACCTTACTGCCCAAAACGAACTATGTGTTGAAGAGATTAATCACTTCTTGGAAAGAACAGTATCCTGATCTAGCCCAAGAATTTTCATACTCGGAAACACCCCGAACCCCAACAAGCAACCAATCTTCAAGAGAACTTCCATCGGTAACCACTCACTTAACAGAATCTAGCCTTCCAAACCCTCTCTTTGCAGATAATCATGTCAACAAAAAGAGCAACCGGTTTATGCGTGCTGCAGTTTCTACATCACCCACTAGTGTCATTTCACAAGTTGCTTCTGAGATTATTATAAACGGGCTAAAGCCTTTCACTTCGTGTCTATGCACTTCAGAGAATTTAGAAGACTGTGAAGCAGCTGTGTTGAAGATAGGGAATATATGGAAAGACTCAAAAAATGATCCAGGAGTCCAGTCTTATCTATCGAAACCTACGATAGTAAACGGCTTTGTGGAAATTCTTTCAGCTTCAGTCAACAGAGAAGTTCTTCGAACATCTATTTATGTTCTATCTGAGCTTGCTTTTGTGGATGAAACCGTTGGCGAGACTCTTAAAAGCGTGGATTctgatattgattgtttagctgctctTCTTAAAAATGGTTTAGCTGAGGCTGCCGTTCTTATTTTCCAACTGAGACCAACATATGCTCAGCTATTTGTCCATGACCTGATACCATCCCTTGTCCAAGTAGTCTCAAGCAGAAACGAAGATTCAGATGATTTTCAATTAGGAATGGACCCCAAGGATGCTTCAATTGGCATGCTTGATCAAATACTCAGTGGAGGAGATGAAAACAGCAAGTCAATCAGTGCATCAACTGTTATTTCAGCAAATGGTCTTCCTTCTTTGCTCAGGTGCTCAGATAGAACAGAAGGGAGACAATCTGTCGTGTCTATACTTCTAAGTTGCATGCGAGCGGACAGAAGTTGTAGAAACTTGATAGCTAGTAGAGCTGAGTTGGCTCAtgttcttgaactgtttcatgcTGGCAATGACAATGTAAAAGGCACATGTATCGAGTTTTTACATGAGTTGGTCTGCCTGAACAG GAGGACATTCTGCAACCAAATTTTGCAGATTATTAAAGGCGAAGGAAGCTTTAGTACCATGCACACCTTTCTTGTGTACCTACAGATGGCTCAAATGGAGCAACAACCTGCCATTGCCAGTCTTCTACTCCAACTTGATCTCCTG GTTGAACCTCGGAAGATGAGTATTTTTAGAGAAGAAGCTATAGAAGCACTCATTGAAgcacttcgcagaaaagatttcCCTTCATCTCAAGTCATGGCTCTGGATGCATTGCTATCGCTTTCTGGACGTTTGTCTACTACTGGGATATCTCTTACCGAAGCCTGGTTACTCAAAACCGCAGGCTTTGATCAGACTTATAATGCTTTAGTGAAAGCGGAAAAATACAGAGAACAAGAAAATGAATCTATGGAGTTAATG GCTGAGGAGGAAAAGCTAGCAAGTTCATGGGAGAAAcatgtagcttttgttctttgcAACCATGAAAAAGGATCTATTTTCAAAGCTCTAGAAGAATGCATCAACAGTAACTCTTTGGAGATGGCAAGATCATGCCTTGTAATTGCAACGTGGCTCATCCACGCAGTTAGTAATCTTCCTGATACTGGAGTTAGAGATATTGCACGAAAATGCTTACTTCATCCATTTATCAACGTCCTTCAATCATCAAGAAACcttgaagagaagattctctCCGCCTTGGCTTTGAAATGCTTCATCAATAATCAGG ATGCCCTTAAAGAACTTGGAGTGTATGCCAAAAGCATTTGCAAATCCTTGAGAAAGCTCAAGAGTAGTTCGATAGTGGTCAAAGATATACTTAAAGCACTAATGAACCTGCCATCCGTTAATGCA AAAGATTTATGGTCTTGTATTGAAGCGGGCGAGTTAGAGTCAAGTGCCAATGGGGAAGTTCTTTCCTTGGTTCATCTAAAAGGTCGGATGTTTAGCAGCCATTCTGATGGAACTATAAAG GTTTGGGAAGCTGGGAAAAGTGCATTAAGGTTGATTCAAGAAGTTCGTGAGCATACAAAAGCAGTCACATGCTTGGTCATTCCATCATCAGGTGACAAGCTCTACAGTGGGTCACTTGACAAAACAATTCGA GTATGGACAATCAATTCAGAAGAAATTCATTGTATTGAGGTTCACGATGTGAAAGAAGTAGTAATTGGGTTGGCAGCTAATGCTAGGTTTGCTTGTTTTGCTTCCCAAGCAACCGGCGTCAAG GTATATAACTGGAGTGGAACTCCAAAACAAATTAACTTCAACAAAAATGTCAAGTGCCTCCTCATTAGTAACAGTAAACTGTACTGTGGATCTACTAATTACAGCATTCAG GAAGTGGATTTGAGCAAAGGCACGTCAGGCACATTTTTTTCTGGGACTAAAAAGCTCTTGGGGAAACAGGCCATACATGCCCTTTATATACATGGTGATCTCCTCTTTGCTGGTGGCTCTTCAGTTGATGGCACAGTCGCTAAG GTGTTCTCCCTCGCGACAAAGGAAGTTATTACAACCTTACCGACAGGATCAGACATCCACTGCATAACTGTCAACAATGATTTTGTATTTATGGGAACTAAAAGTGGAATTACCGATGTCTATTTAAGAGAACGACTTGTTAGAGTTGCTTCCATTAAAACAAAGGGTGGAAGAGAAGGCTCAAAAATCACAAGTTTGGCATCAGATTCTGATGGAGAAATGCTTTATGCAGGTTCCTCCAATGGCAAGATTCAG GCTTGGAAACTGGACTAA
- the LOC113332015 gene encoding putative F-box protein At1g50870 has translation MLIIFCNSFSSLILDVWSRNDDVIAYEILSRLTVKELMRFKCVSKRWQWLIENDPYFIKLHLTQSKKRPIFLYVIPLSNYWKAQKEDRYRGYDELLLTTDLSDQGRAENTVQIYTIRKTDMFCCDHFLASLNGLICFIDRYEHAVCIYNVSTRQVTPWIKSTLLIEEQEKHPGLDVYVIRECSFGFDPSTMEHKVICISSISVEEYHDDSDGVGDDDYEVWEVCEVLTVGENTWRRIDHVPPSYGYQACACVNGSIYWMTRHLTFGDWRKDKDLEHIVAFEIRSEKFRTISLPNCIVDKPLNPNRYCHLDQLFALEVDGRVAFLLRLNPQFVQIRIFNEESSLCNKEIGNKITISTGEKIGLKKPLNYLSTGIDLANMLSFTVLLEQIV, from the coding sequence ATGTTGATAATATTTTGTAACTCTTTTAGTAGTCTTATTCTTGATGTTTGGAGTCGCAATGATGATGTGATTGCATATGAGATATTAAGTAGACTCACTGTTAAGGAGCTCATGCGATTCAAGTGCGTATCTAAACGTTGGCAATGGTTAATTGAGAACGATCCATACTTCATTAAGTTACACCTTACCCAATCAAAGAAACGTCCAATTTTCCTTTATGTCATTCCACTTTCAAACTACTGGAAAGCCCAAAAAGAAGACAGATATAGAGGATATGATGAACTTCTCTTAACCACAGACTTATCAGACCAAGGTAGAGCAGAAAACACAGTACAAATTTATACCATCAGAAAGACGGATATGTTTTGCTGCGATCATTTTTTGGCATCCTTAAACGGTCTAATTTGTTTCATTGATCGGTACGAGCATGCTGTTTGCATATATAATGTAAGTACCAGACAAGTCACTCCATGGATCAAATCAACATTATTGATAGAAGAACAAGAAAAACATCCAGGTCTTGATGTATACGTCATAAGGGAATGTAGCTTTGGATTTGATCCTTCCACTATGGAGCACAAAGTTATATGTATATCGTCCATCTCTGTGGAGGAATATCATGATGATAGCGATGGcgttggtgatgatgattatgaggtTTGGGAAGTTTGTGAAGTCCTGACTGTTGGAGAGAATACCTGGAGAAGGATAGATCATGTCCCACCTTCGTATGGATACCAGGCATGTGCATGTGTAAATGGTTCTATATATTGGATGACCAGACATTTAACTTTTGGAGATTGGCGCAAGGATAAGGATCTTGAACATATAGTGGCATTTGAAATTAGAAGTGAAAAGTTTAGAACGATTTCACTTCCAAATTGCATTGTTGACAAGCCTTTGAATCCGAATCGTTATTGCCATCTTGATCAGTTATTTGCATTAGAGGTGGATGGGCGTGTAGCCTTCTTGCTCAGATTAAACCCACAGTTTGTCCAGATAAGAATTTTTAATGAAGAAAGTTCTTTATGTAACAAGGAAATAGGCAACAAGATAACCATTAGTACCGGGGAGAAAATTGGACTGAAGAAACCATTAAATTACCTTTCAACTGGGATAGATTTGGCCAACATGTTGAGTTTTACGGTGTTGCTGGAACAGATCGTATAA